A single window of Helicobacter pylori NCTC 11637 = CCUG 17874 = ATCC 43504 = JCM 12093 DNA harbors:
- a CDS encoding DNA methyltransferase, with amino-acid sequence MKTNEVQFYEVLENLFIGVKIEDKQESLLDPTPRAMKNGMINLMKAKSQYYQRKKQKLKKLIDCKCQNNNDLKEELFDKLYSFFKRYLSANGGIYFNDTPLYDSLYTKSDYEKCSLKKDTALFYKTKDLYYVKSETIYKDFCFELEGILFNFDTSLLESKKYNEKVDLVFNLKDTDTKTNTLNFSVTLSSKGTQTKTNEILKECFNQGVKLDEEILKKAFVKFKKQGSMDYFIHKNALGFLEEQLDLYLFEYLFKEMTAFDLKRLNEINTIKEVALQVIVLVSEFENELCKIWNKPRFVLNSHFIVSLDQLKAKNYDLSKITSHPNYPKQVKEWQDLNLKTTDNLLENEFLPLDTIYFKDLEEEIKSQFNEDEINGTLIKSENYQALNSLKNRYKEAIDCIYIDPPYNTQNNEFVYADNFKRSSWLAMMENRLELAHALLNNKGVMFVSIDDNEQAYLKALMDEVFNGGGGGVITL; translated from the coding sequence ATGAAAACGAACGAAGTGCAATTTTATGAAGTTTTAGAAAACCTTTTCATAGGCGTTAAGATTGAAGACAAGCAAGAAAGCCTTTTAGATCCTACCCCTAGAGCAATGAAAAATGGCATGATCAATCTCATGAAAGCTAAAAGCCAGTATTATCAAAGAAAAAAACAAAAATTAAAAAAACTCATTGATTGTAAATGCCAAAACAACAACGATCTCAAAGAAGAATTGTTTGACAAACTCTATAGCTTTTTCAAGCGTTATTTGAGCGCTAATGGAGGGATTTATTTCAACGACACGCCCCTTTATGACAGCCTTTATACTAAAAGCGATTATGAAAAATGCTCCCTTAAAAAAGACACCGCCTTATTTTATAAAACTAAAGATCTTTATTACGTGAAAAGCGAAACGATTTATAAGGATTTTTGCTTTGAATTAGAGGGCATTCTTTTTAACTTTGACACTTCTTTGCTAGAAAGCAAAAAATATAATGAAAAAGTGGATCTGGTTTTTAATCTAAAAGATACAGACACAAAAACTAACACCCTAAATTTTAGCGTTACACTCAGCAGCAAGGGGACTCAAACCAAAACGAATGAAATTCTCAAAGAATGTTTCAATCAAGGCGTCAAACTTGATGAAGAAATTTTAAAAAAAGCGTTTGTGAAATTCAAAAAGCAAGGCAGTATGGATTATTTCATTCATAAAAACGCGCTAGGGTTTTTAGAAGAGCAGTTGGATTTGTATCTGTTTGAATACCTTTTTAAAGAAATGACTGCATTTGATTTAAAACGCCTTAATGAAATCAACACCATTAAGGAAGTGGCGTTGCAAGTGATTGTATTAGTGAGCGAATTTGAAAACGAACTTTGTAAGATTTGGAACAAACCCCGCTTTGTATTGAACTCGCATTTCATTGTGAGCCTAGATCAATTAAAAGCTAAAAACTACGATTTGAGTAAAATCACAAGCCATCCAAACTACCCTAAACAAGTTAAAGAATGGCAAGACTTGAATTTAAAAACCACAGACAATCTTTTAGAAAATGAGTTCTTGCCCCTAGACACTATTTATTTTAAAGATTTAGAAGAAGAGATTAAAAGCCAATTCAATGAAGATGAAATCAATGGCACGCTCATTAAAAGCGAAAACTACCAAGCCCTAAACTCTCTCAAAAACCGCTATAAAGAAGCCATTGATTGCATTTATATTGATCCGCCTTACAACACGCAAAACAATGAATTTGTTTATGCGGATAATTTCAAACGCTCCAGCTGGCTGGCTATGATGGAAAACCGCCTAGAGCTTGCACACGCTCTATTGAATAATAAAGGCGTGATGTTTGTGAGCATTGATGACAACGAACAGGCGTATTTAAAAGCGCTCATGGACGAAGTGTTTAATGGGGGGGGGGGGGGGGTGATAACTTTGTAA
- a CDS encoding site-specific DNA-methyltransferase: MWEKKYSPQNDAKWFSDNHDFILLYAKDKGIWRPNLLPRTSEMNARYKNLDNDERGAWKPSDCLVKTYMASYDYPITTPSGKVVTPPKGRCWMTSKENFQKLVDDNRIYFGRNGDNVPSLKRFLSEVKQGTTPLTIWKYTEVGHNQDATKQLLALFNNVKLFDTPKPEALLQRILEISTKENDLVCDFFAGSGTTCTVAHKMKRKYIGIEMGEHFESVILPRLKKVIGGFKSGAAKEFNGGGVIKVYALESYEEILRKIKYEDNDKPLAYDEQYSDLVECKNESYTLNVEALEKMGVDIKETLENLHGVGVEFFNEKVVKFKGNDKEVEILKALKEALIW, encoded by the coding sequence ATTTGGGAAAAAAAGTATTCTCCACAAAATGATGCGAAATGGTTCTCTGATAACCACGATTTTATTTTACTATATGCTAAGGATAAAGGAATTTGGCGGCCTAATTTATTACCACGCACAAGCGAGATGAATGCACGCTATAAAAATTTAGATAACGATGAAAGGGGTGCGTGGAAACCTAGTGATTGTTTGGTAAAAACTTATATGGCGAGTTATGATTATCCTATCACTACACCAAGTGGAAAAGTTGTAACGCCACCAAAAGGGCGGTGTTGGATGACTTCAAAAGAAAATTTTCAAAAACTTGTAGATGATAATCGTATTTATTTTGGAAGAAATGGAGACAATGTTCCTAGTTTGAAACGCTTTTTAAGTGAAGTCAAGCAAGGCACAACACCTTTAACAATATGGAAATATACAGAAGTAGGACATAATCAAGACGCCACAAAACAATTGCTAGCTCTCTTTAATAATGTAAAACTTTTTGACACCCCCAAACCCGAAGCCCTACTCCAACGCATTTTAGAAATTTCCACAAAAGAAAACGATCTCGTGTGCGATTTTTTCGCTGGGAGCGGGACGACTTGCACGGTGGCGCACAAAATGAAAAGGAAGTATATCGGTATTGAAATGGGGGAGCACTTTGAGAGCGTGATTTTGCCTCGCCTTAAAAAGGTTATCGGCGGTTTTAAAAGCGGTGCGGCTAAAGAATTTAATGGGGGTGGGGTAATCAAAGTCTATGCGTTAGAAAGCTATGAAGAGATTTTAAGAAAAATCAAGTATGAAGACAATGACAAACCCTTAGCTTATGATGAACAATACAGCGATTTAGTGGAGTGCAAAAACGAATCTTACACGCTCAATGTAGAAGCGCTAGAAAAAATGGGCGTGGATATTAAAGAGACTTTGGAAAATTTACACGGCGTTGGAGTGGAGTTTTTCAATGAAAAGGTGGTGAAATTTAAAGGGAATGATAAAGAAGTAGAGATTTTAAAAGCCTTAAAAGAAGCGCTCATTTGGTAA
- a CDS encoding DEAD/DEAH box helicase family protein, which translates to MAKKKDLTTDNEIFVAQKLAEDELNANEINEPLEMLDFKSFDSNKELLDYQQQALINAFRMLVAYFRDFKENKKEFYAFYQKHYSFAHCDFAKKKLNPLLKSHFKVENHCVRFENFINRLAFYMATGSGKTIVIIKLVELLSVAIRMGLIPKKNIMFFSANENLIKQFEKEIEKYNRGKDYFKQIDFKSLKSVTHKDFYHAPKGSFIEKIALFYYRADLMNDEESKENLLNYKDYWDNGENYVILDEAHKGNKSESKRQAIFSLLSLKGFLFNFSATFTEESDLITAVYNLSVGEWVKLGYGKESVLLKKNNLNAFKELKDLNDREKEIALLKALLLLGMQKRYKTEGYFYDPLMLVFTHSVNVKNSDAEIFFKTLARVIENDDGSDFLKAKEDLLEELKNPEFLFSDDKDKGYKVKVFKEGLKSMDFKGLKEEVFYANNGHIEVIINPKNNQEIAFKLNTSDKVFCLIRIGDITEWICEKLKSVKVVSKNLSFKEESYFSQIDKSSINILVGSRTFETGWDSTRPSVILFLNIGLDDDAKKLVKQSFGRGVRIESVKNQRQRLAYLEIDGAIKKALKPNAAMLETLFVVPTNYASLEAILKFQKESENKGENRGSWREIKLEKTPIKHALFVPCYRKEQTSILKLPESASFKMSTKNFKDLKEYFHLMSEKHFILKHEIYNPKDYTLLKDLIQTAHFKKVSTWHYKDLDYMISEIKGKLYPNQKVPKDEFNALDNEKIVHFKRVKVRADKKEKLIQTIQEVKEYAPLNKETLIKKIAQGEIDIDNIDKHKQDRTFEVDEAELLKLKEHYYTPLIKAKNCDWLKHVVKVKSESDFLEELQETETIKTLQENYDFWAFSKIDEHLDHLFIPYIDNATERKFFPDFIFWLEKGGTQIICFIDPKGSKHTDYEHKADAYQLFKDKIFNPKNDPNLKIKVVLKFYGNKDDVGERYRDDWIKEGELKDFFLKQLA; encoded by the coding sequence ATGGCAAAGAAAAAAGATTTAACCACCGATAATGAAATTTTTGTCGCTCAAAAACTCGCTGAAGACGAATTGAACGCTAACGAGATTAACGAGCCATTAGAAATGCTAGACTTTAAAAGCTTTGATAGCAATAAGGAGCTTTTAGATTACCAACAGCAAGCTTTGATTAACGCTTTTAGAATGCTTGTTGCTTATTTTAGAGATTTCAAAGAGAATAAAAAAGAATTTTACGCGTTTTACCAAAAACATTATTCATTCGCTCATTGCGATTTCGCTAAAAAGAAACTCAATCCTTTATTAAAGAGCCATTTTAAGGTAGAAAATCATTGCGTGCGTTTTGAAAATTTCATCAACCGCCTAGCCTTTTACATGGCCACAGGGAGCGGTAAAACGATCGTCATTATCAAACTGGTAGAGCTTTTAAGCGTGGCTATAAGAATGGGTTTGATCCCTAAGAAAAATATCATGTTTTTTAGCGCGAATGAAAATTTAATCAAGCAATTTGAAAAAGAAATTGAAAAATACAACCGGGGTAAGGACTATTTTAAACAAATTGATTTCAAAAGCCTTAAAAGCGTTACCCATAAAGATTTTTATCACGCTCCAAAAGGTTCTTTCATAGAAAAAATCGCTCTTTTTTATTACCGCGCGGATTTAATGAATGATGAAGAAAGCAAGGAAAACCTTTTAAATTATAAGGATTATTGGGATAATGGGGAAAACTATGTGATTTTAGATGAAGCGCATAAGGGGAACAAGTCTGAAAGCAAAAGACAAGCCATTTTTAGCTTGCTGTCTTTAAAAGGGTTTTTATTCAATTTCAGCGCCACTTTCACCGAAGAGAGCGATCTCATCACTGCGGTGTATAATTTAAGCGTGGGCGAGTGGGTGAAGCTTGGCTATGGCAAAGAGTCTGTTTTATTGAAGAAAAACAACTTAAACGCTTTTAAGGAATTAAAAGATTTAAACGATAGGGAAAAAGAAATCGCTCTTTTAAAAGCGTTATTGCTTTTAGGCATGCAAAAACGCTATAAAACAGAAGGCTATTTTTACGACCCTTTAATGCTCGTGTTCACGCATTCTGTGAATGTTAAAAACAGCGATGCGGAAATCTTTTTTAAAACTTTAGCGCGCGTGATTGAAAATGACGATGGAAGCGATTTTTTAAAAGCTAAAGAAGATTTATTAGAGGAATTAAAGAATCCGGAATTTCTTTTTAGCGATGACAAAGATAAAGGCTATAAGGTTAAGGTTTTTAAAGAGGGCTTAAAGAGCATGGATTTTAAAGGCTTAAAAGAAGAAGTTTTTTACGCTAACAACGGGCATATTGAAGTGATCATTAACCCTAAAAACAACCAAGAAATCGCTTTCAAGCTCAACACAAGCGATAAAGTCTTTTGCTTGATTAGAATTGGCGATATTACCGAATGGATTTGTGAAAAATTAAAGAGCGTGAAGGTGGTGAGCAAGAATTTAAGCTTTAAAGAAGAAAGCTATTTCAGCCAGATTGATAAGAGCAGTATCAATATCTTAGTGGGGTCTCGCACTTTTGAAACCGGGTGGGATAGCACAAGGCCTAGCGTGATTTTATTTTTAAATATAGGACTTGATGATGACGCTAAAAAGCTGGTGAAACAATCTTTTGGCAGGGGTGTAAGGATTGAAAGCGTCAAAAACCAACGCCAAAGGTTAGCGTATTTAGAAATAGATGGAGCCATTAAAAAAGCCTTGAAACCAAACGCTGCAATGTTAGAAACGCTTTTTGTGGTACCCACTAATTATGCAAGCCTTGAAGCGATTTTAAAGTTCCAAAAAGAGAGCGAAAATAAGGGTGAGAATAGAGGCTCTTGGCGTGAAATCAAATTAGAAAAAACGCCCATAAAACACGCCTTATTCGTGCCTTGCTACCGAAAAGAACAAACAAGCATTCTTAAACTTCCTGAAAGCGCTTCGTTTAAAATGAGCACAAAAAATTTTAAGGATTTAAAAGAGTATTTTCATTTAATGAGTGAAAAGCATTTTATTTTAAAGCATGAAATTTATAACCCTAAAGATTACACGCTGTTAAAAGATTTGATACAAACAGCGCATTTTAAAAAGGTATCAACTTGGCATTATAAAGATTTAGATTACATGATTTCTGAAATTAAAGGCAAGCTATACCCCAATCAAAAAGTGCCTAAAGACGAGTTTAACGCCCTAGATAATGAGAAAATCGTGCATTTTAAAAGGGTTAAAGTTAGGGCGGATAAAAAAGAAAAATTGATTCAAACCATCCAGGAAGTGAAAGAGTATGCGCCTTTGAATAAAGAAACTCTAATCAAAAAAATCGCGCAAGGCGAGATTGACATTGATAATATAGACAAACACAAACAAGACAGAACATTTGAAGTTGATGAAGCAGAGCTGTTAAAACTCAAAGAGCATTACTACACCCCTTTAATTAAAGCCAAAAACTGCGATTGGCTTAAGCATGTGGTTAAAGTAAAGAGCGAGAGCGATTTTTTAGAAGAGTTGCAAGAAACTGAAACCATAAAAACGCTGCAAGAAAACTATGATTTTTGGGCGTTCAGCAAGATTGATGAGCATTTAGACCATTTGTTTATCCCTTATATAGACAACGCTACAGAAAGGAAATTTTTCCCTGATTTTATCTTTTGGCTAGAAAAAGGCGGCACGCAGATCATTTGCTTCATTGACCCTAAAG